In Carassius carassius chromosome 19, fCarCar2.1, whole genome shotgun sequence, a single genomic region encodes these proteins:
- the LOC132095467 gene encoding poly(rC)-binding protein 3-like isoform X1 translates to MEPNKVQSEGGLNVTLTIRLLMHGKEVGSIIGKKGETVKKMREESGARINISEGNCPERIVTITGPTDAIFKAFAMIAYKFEEDIINSMSNSPATSKPPVTLRLVVPASQCGSLIGKGGSKIKEMRESTGAQVQVAGDMLPNSTERAVTISGTPEAIIQCVKQICVVMLESPPKGATIPYRPKPASTPVIFSGGQVRADPLAASAANLSLLLQHQPLPAYTIQGQYAIPHPDQLTKLHQLAMQQTPFTPLGQTTPAFPGLDASPPASTHELTIPNDLIGCIIGRQGTKINEIRQMSGAQIKIANAMEGSSERQITITGTPANISLAQYLINARFRDVATMWNDPSSMTTS, encoded by the exons ATGGAACCCAACAAAGTCCAGTCAGAGGGCGGGCTGAATGTGACCCTGACCATCCGGCTTCTCATGCACGGCAAG gaagttGGAAGCATCATTGGAAAG AAAGGGGAAACGGTCAAGAAGATGCGTGAAGAG AGCGGCGCTCGCATCAACATCTCGGAAGGAAACTGCCCTGAGAGGATCGTCACCATCACTGGACCCACAGATGCCATCTTTAAGGCCTTCGCTATGATCGCATACAAGTTTGAAGAG GATATAATCAACTCCATGAGCAACAGCCCAGCCACCAGTAAGCCCCCTGTCACTTTGCGCCTCGTGGTGCCCGCCAGTCAATGCGGCTCCCTCATCGGCAAAGGAGGCTCAAAAATCAAAGAAATGAGAGAG TCCACAGGAGCTCAGGTGCAGGTAGCAGGAGACATGCTGCCTAACTCCACAGAGCGCGCAGTGACAATCTCCGGCACCCCGGAAGCCATCATCCAGTGTGTCAAACAGATATGTGTGGTCATGCTGGAG TCCCCACCGAAAGGTGCCACCATTCCCTACCGTCCAAAGCCCGCCTCCACCCCCGTCATTTTTTCAGGTGGCCAGGTAAGAGCCGACCCGCTGGCGGCGTCCGCAGCCAACCTCAGCCTTTTACTGCAGCACCAGCCACTGCCT GCCTACACGATTCAGGGACAATATGCCATTCCACACCCAGAT CAGTTGACCAAGCTCCACCAGTTGGCTATGCAGCAAACCCCCTTTACCCCCCTCGGACAGACCACCCCTGCTTTCCCTG GTCTGGATGCCAGTCCCCCGGCCAGTACTCATGAACTCACCATTCCCAATGAT CTAATAGGCTGCATTATCGGGCGCCAGGGAACCAAAATCAACGAGATCCGTCAGATGTCTGGAGCGCAGATCAAAATAGCTAATGCCATGGAAGGGTCATCAGAGCGCCAGATCACCATTACAGGAACCCCCGCCAACATCAGCCTTGCCCAGTACCTCATCAACGCAAG GTTCAGAGACGTGGCCACCATGTGGAATGACCCTTCATCAATGACTACATCCTGA
- the LOC132095467 gene encoding poly(rC)-binding protein 3-like isoform X2 — protein sequence MEPNKVQSEGGLNVTLTIRLLMHGKEVGSIIGKKGETVKKMREESGARINISEGNCPERIVTITGPTDAIFKAFAMIAYKFEEDIINSMSNSPATSKPPVTLRLVVPASQCGSLIGKGGSKIKEMRESTGAQVQVAGDMLPNSTERAVTISGTPEAIIQCVKQICVVMLESPPKGATIPYRPKPASTPVIFSGGQVRADPLAASAANLSLLLQHQPLPAYTIQGQYAIPHPDLTKLHQLAMQQTPFTPLGQTTPAFPGLDASPPASTHELTIPNDLIGCIIGRQGTKINEIRQMSGAQIKIANAMEGSSERQITITGTPANISLAQYLINARFRDVATMWNDPSSMTTS from the exons ATGGAACCCAACAAAGTCCAGTCAGAGGGCGGGCTGAATGTGACCCTGACCATCCGGCTTCTCATGCACGGCAAG gaagttGGAAGCATCATTGGAAAG AAAGGGGAAACGGTCAAGAAGATGCGTGAAGAG AGCGGCGCTCGCATCAACATCTCGGAAGGAAACTGCCCTGAGAGGATCGTCACCATCACTGGACCCACAGATGCCATCTTTAAGGCCTTCGCTATGATCGCATACAAGTTTGAAGAG GATATAATCAACTCCATGAGCAACAGCCCAGCCACCAGTAAGCCCCCTGTCACTTTGCGCCTCGTGGTGCCCGCCAGTCAATGCGGCTCCCTCATCGGCAAAGGAGGCTCAAAAATCAAAGAAATGAGAGAG TCCACAGGAGCTCAGGTGCAGGTAGCAGGAGACATGCTGCCTAACTCCACAGAGCGCGCAGTGACAATCTCCGGCACCCCGGAAGCCATCATCCAGTGTGTCAAACAGATATGTGTGGTCATGCTGGAG TCCCCACCGAAAGGTGCCACCATTCCCTACCGTCCAAAGCCCGCCTCCACCCCCGTCATTTTTTCAGGTGGCCAGGTAAGAGCCGACCCGCTGGCGGCGTCCGCAGCCAACCTCAGCCTTTTACTGCAGCACCAGCCACTGCCT GCCTACACGATTCAGGGACAATATGCCATTCCACACCCAGAT TTGACCAAGCTCCACCAGTTGGCTATGCAGCAAACCCCCTTTACCCCCCTCGGACAGACCACCCCTGCTTTCCCTG GTCTGGATGCCAGTCCCCCGGCCAGTACTCATGAACTCACCATTCCCAATGAT CTAATAGGCTGCATTATCGGGCGCCAGGGAACCAAAATCAACGAGATCCGTCAGATGTCTGGAGCGCAGATCAAAATAGCTAATGCCATGGAAGGGTCATCAGAGCGCCAGATCACCATTACAGGAACCCCCGCCAACATCAGCCTTGCCCAGTACCTCATCAACGCAAG GTTCAGAGACGTGGCCACCATGTGGAATGACCCTTCATCAATGACTACATCCTGA
- the LOC132095467 gene encoding poly(rC)-binding protein 3-like isoform X5 gives MEPNKVQSEGGLNVTLTIRLLMHGKEVGSIIGKKGETVKKMREESGARINISEGNCPERIVTITGPTDAIFKAFAMIAYKFEEDIINSMSNSPATSKPPVTLRLVVPASQCGSLIGKGGSKIKEMRESTGAQVQVAGDMLPNSTERAVTISGTPEAIIQCVKQICVVMLESPPKGATIPYRPKPASTPVIFSGGQAYTIQGQYAIPHPDQLTKLHQLAMQQTPFTPLGQTTPAFPGLDASPPASTHELTIPNDLIGCIIGRQGTKINEIRQMSGAQIKIANAMEGSSERQITITGTPANISLAQYLINARFRDVATMWNDPSSMTTS, from the exons ATGGAACCCAACAAAGTCCAGTCAGAGGGCGGGCTGAATGTGACCCTGACCATCCGGCTTCTCATGCACGGCAAG gaagttGGAAGCATCATTGGAAAG AAAGGGGAAACGGTCAAGAAGATGCGTGAAGAG AGCGGCGCTCGCATCAACATCTCGGAAGGAAACTGCCCTGAGAGGATCGTCACCATCACTGGACCCACAGATGCCATCTTTAAGGCCTTCGCTATGATCGCATACAAGTTTGAAGAG GATATAATCAACTCCATGAGCAACAGCCCAGCCACCAGTAAGCCCCCTGTCACTTTGCGCCTCGTGGTGCCCGCCAGTCAATGCGGCTCCCTCATCGGCAAAGGAGGCTCAAAAATCAAAGAAATGAGAGAG TCCACAGGAGCTCAGGTGCAGGTAGCAGGAGACATGCTGCCTAACTCCACAGAGCGCGCAGTGACAATCTCCGGCACCCCGGAAGCCATCATCCAGTGTGTCAAACAGATATGTGTGGTCATGCTGGAG TCCCCACCGAAAGGTGCCACCATTCCCTACCGTCCAAAGCCCGCCTCCACCCCCGTCATTTTTTCAGGTGGCCAG GCCTACACGATTCAGGGACAATATGCCATTCCACACCCAGAT CAGTTGACCAAGCTCCACCAGTTGGCTATGCAGCAAACCCCCTTTACCCCCCTCGGACAGACCACCCCTGCTTTCCCTG GTCTGGATGCCAGTCCCCCGGCCAGTACTCATGAACTCACCATTCCCAATGAT CTAATAGGCTGCATTATCGGGCGCCAGGGAACCAAAATCAACGAGATCCGTCAGATGTCTGGAGCGCAGATCAAAATAGCTAATGCCATGGAAGGGTCATCAGAGCGCCAGATCACCATTACAGGAACCCCCGCCAACATCAGCCTTGCCCAGTACCTCATCAACGCAAG GTTCAGAGACGTGGCCACCATGTGGAATGACCCTTCATCAATGACTACATCCTGA
- the LOC132095467 gene encoding poly(rC)-binding protein 3-like isoform X6, translated as MEPNKVQSEGGLNVTLTIRLLMHGKEVGSIIGKKGETVKKMREESGARINISEGNCPERIVTITGPTDAIFKAFAMIAYKFEEDIINSMSNSPATSKPPVTLRLVVPASQCGSLIGKGGSKIKEMRESTGAQVQVAGDMLPNSTERAVTISGTPEAIIQCVKQICVVMLESPPKGATIPYRPKPASTPVIFSGGQAYTIQGQYAIPHPDLTKLHQLAMQQTPFTPLGQTTPAFPGLDASPPASTHELTIPNDLIGCIIGRQGTKINEIRQMSGAQIKIANAMEGSSERQITITGTPANISLAQYLINARFRDVATMWNDPSSMTTS; from the exons ATGGAACCCAACAAAGTCCAGTCAGAGGGCGGGCTGAATGTGACCCTGACCATCCGGCTTCTCATGCACGGCAAG gaagttGGAAGCATCATTGGAAAG AAAGGGGAAACGGTCAAGAAGATGCGTGAAGAG AGCGGCGCTCGCATCAACATCTCGGAAGGAAACTGCCCTGAGAGGATCGTCACCATCACTGGACCCACAGATGCCATCTTTAAGGCCTTCGCTATGATCGCATACAAGTTTGAAGAG GATATAATCAACTCCATGAGCAACAGCCCAGCCACCAGTAAGCCCCCTGTCACTTTGCGCCTCGTGGTGCCCGCCAGTCAATGCGGCTCCCTCATCGGCAAAGGAGGCTCAAAAATCAAAGAAATGAGAGAG TCCACAGGAGCTCAGGTGCAGGTAGCAGGAGACATGCTGCCTAACTCCACAGAGCGCGCAGTGACAATCTCCGGCACCCCGGAAGCCATCATCCAGTGTGTCAAACAGATATGTGTGGTCATGCTGGAG TCCCCACCGAAAGGTGCCACCATTCCCTACCGTCCAAAGCCCGCCTCCACCCCCGTCATTTTTTCAGGTGGCCAG GCCTACACGATTCAGGGACAATATGCCATTCCACACCCAGAT TTGACCAAGCTCCACCAGTTGGCTATGCAGCAAACCCCCTTTACCCCCCTCGGACAGACCACCCCTGCTTTCCCTG GTCTGGATGCCAGTCCCCCGGCCAGTACTCATGAACTCACCATTCCCAATGAT CTAATAGGCTGCATTATCGGGCGCCAGGGAACCAAAATCAACGAGATCCGTCAGATGTCTGGAGCGCAGATCAAAATAGCTAATGCCATGGAAGGGTCATCAGAGCGCCAGATCACCATTACAGGAACCCCCGCCAACATCAGCCTTGCCCAGTACCTCATCAACGCAAG GTTCAGAGACGTGGCCACCATGTGGAATGACCCTTCATCAATGACTACATCCTGA
- the LOC132095467 gene encoding poly(rC)-binding protein 3-like isoform X4, translating to MEPNKVQSEGGLNVTLTIRLLMHGKEVGSIIGKKGETVKKMREESGARINISEGNCPERIVTITGPTDAIFKAFAMIAYKFEEDIINSMSNSPATSKPPVTLRLVVPASQCGSLIGKGGSKIKEMRESTGAQVQVAGDMLPNSTERAVTISGTPEAIIQCVKQICVVMLESPPKGATIPYRPKPASTPVIFSGGQVRADPLAASAANLSLLLQHQPLPAYTIQGQYAIPHPDLTKLHQLAMQQTPFTPLGQTTPAFPGLDASPPASTHELTIPNDLIGCIIGRQGTKINEIRQMSGAQIKIANAMEGSSERQITITGTPANISLAQYLINARLTSEVTGMGTL from the exons ATGGAACCCAACAAAGTCCAGTCAGAGGGCGGGCTGAATGTGACCCTGACCATCCGGCTTCTCATGCACGGCAAG gaagttGGAAGCATCATTGGAAAG AAAGGGGAAACGGTCAAGAAGATGCGTGAAGAG AGCGGCGCTCGCATCAACATCTCGGAAGGAAACTGCCCTGAGAGGATCGTCACCATCACTGGACCCACAGATGCCATCTTTAAGGCCTTCGCTATGATCGCATACAAGTTTGAAGAG GATATAATCAACTCCATGAGCAACAGCCCAGCCACCAGTAAGCCCCCTGTCACTTTGCGCCTCGTGGTGCCCGCCAGTCAATGCGGCTCCCTCATCGGCAAAGGAGGCTCAAAAATCAAAGAAATGAGAGAG TCCACAGGAGCTCAGGTGCAGGTAGCAGGAGACATGCTGCCTAACTCCACAGAGCGCGCAGTGACAATCTCCGGCACCCCGGAAGCCATCATCCAGTGTGTCAAACAGATATGTGTGGTCATGCTGGAG TCCCCACCGAAAGGTGCCACCATTCCCTACCGTCCAAAGCCCGCCTCCACCCCCGTCATTTTTTCAGGTGGCCAGGTAAGAGCCGACCCGCTGGCGGCGTCCGCAGCCAACCTCAGCCTTTTACTGCAGCACCAGCCACTGCCT GCCTACACGATTCAGGGACAATATGCCATTCCACACCCAGAT TTGACCAAGCTCCACCAGTTGGCTATGCAGCAAACCCCCTTTACCCCCCTCGGACAGACCACCCCTGCTTTCCCTG GTCTGGATGCCAGTCCCCCGGCCAGTACTCATGAACTCACCATTCCCAATGAT CTAATAGGCTGCATTATCGGGCGCCAGGGAACCAAAATCAACGAGATCCGTCAGATGTCTGGAGCGCAGATCAAAATAGCTAATGCCATGGAAGGGTCATCAGAGCGCCAGATCACCATTACAGGAACCCCCGCCAACATCAGCCTTGCCCAGTACCTCATCAACGCAAG GCTGACGTCTGAGGTCACTGGAATGGGCACTCTCTAA
- the LOC132095467 gene encoding poly(rC)-binding protein 3-like isoform X3, protein MEPNKVQSEGGLNVTLTIRLLMHGKEVGSIIGKKGETVKKMREESGARINISEGNCPERIVTITGPTDAIFKAFAMIAYKFEEDIINSMSNSPATSKPPVTLRLVVPASQCGSLIGKGGSKIKEMRESTGAQVQVAGDMLPNSTERAVTISGTPEAIIQCVKQICVVMLESPPKGATIPYRPKPASTPVIFSGGQVRADPLAASAANLSLLLQHQPLPAYTIQGQYAIPHPDQLTKLHQLAMQQTPFTPLGQTTPAFPGLDASPPASTHELTIPNDLIGCIIGRQGTKINEIRQMSGAQIKIANAMEGSSERQITITGTPANISLAQYLINARLTSEVTGMGTL, encoded by the exons ATGGAACCCAACAAAGTCCAGTCAGAGGGCGGGCTGAATGTGACCCTGACCATCCGGCTTCTCATGCACGGCAAG gaagttGGAAGCATCATTGGAAAG AAAGGGGAAACGGTCAAGAAGATGCGTGAAGAG AGCGGCGCTCGCATCAACATCTCGGAAGGAAACTGCCCTGAGAGGATCGTCACCATCACTGGACCCACAGATGCCATCTTTAAGGCCTTCGCTATGATCGCATACAAGTTTGAAGAG GATATAATCAACTCCATGAGCAACAGCCCAGCCACCAGTAAGCCCCCTGTCACTTTGCGCCTCGTGGTGCCCGCCAGTCAATGCGGCTCCCTCATCGGCAAAGGAGGCTCAAAAATCAAAGAAATGAGAGAG TCCACAGGAGCTCAGGTGCAGGTAGCAGGAGACATGCTGCCTAACTCCACAGAGCGCGCAGTGACAATCTCCGGCACCCCGGAAGCCATCATCCAGTGTGTCAAACAGATATGTGTGGTCATGCTGGAG TCCCCACCGAAAGGTGCCACCATTCCCTACCGTCCAAAGCCCGCCTCCACCCCCGTCATTTTTTCAGGTGGCCAGGTAAGAGCCGACCCGCTGGCGGCGTCCGCAGCCAACCTCAGCCTTTTACTGCAGCACCAGCCACTGCCT GCCTACACGATTCAGGGACAATATGCCATTCCACACCCAGAT CAGTTGACCAAGCTCCACCAGTTGGCTATGCAGCAAACCCCCTTTACCCCCCTCGGACAGACCACCCCTGCTTTCCCTG GTCTGGATGCCAGTCCCCCGGCCAGTACTCATGAACTCACCATTCCCAATGAT CTAATAGGCTGCATTATCGGGCGCCAGGGAACCAAAATCAACGAGATCCGTCAGATGTCTGGAGCGCAGATCAAAATAGCTAATGCCATGGAAGGGTCATCAGAGCGCCAGATCACCATTACAGGAACCCCCGCCAACATCAGCCTTGCCCAGTACCTCATCAACGCAAG GCTGACGTCTGAGGTCACTGGAATGGGCACTCTCTAA
- the LOC132095467 gene encoding poly(rC)-binding protein 3-like isoform X8 — MEPNKVQSEGGLNVTLTIRLLMHGKEVGSIIGKKGETVKKMREESGARINISEGNCPERIVTITGPTDAIFKAFAMIAYKFEEDIINSMSNSPATSKPPVTLRLVVPASQCGSLIGKGGSKIKEMRESTGAQVQVAGDMLPNSTERAVTISGTPEAIIQCVKQICVVMLESPPKGATIPYRPKPASTPVIFSGGQAYTIQGQYAIPHPDLTKLHQLAMQQTPFTPLGQTTPAFPGLDASPPASTHELTIPNDLIGCIIGRQGTKINEIRQMSGAQIKIANAMEGSSERQITITGTPANISLAQYLINARLTSEVTGMGTL, encoded by the exons ATGGAACCCAACAAAGTCCAGTCAGAGGGCGGGCTGAATGTGACCCTGACCATCCGGCTTCTCATGCACGGCAAG gaagttGGAAGCATCATTGGAAAG AAAGGGGAAACGGTCAAGAAGATGCGTGAAGAG AGCGGCGCTCGCATCAACATCTCGGAAGGAAACTGCCCTGAGAGGATCGTCACCATCACTGGACCCACAGATGCCATCTTTAAGGCCTTCGCTATGATCGCATACAAGTTTGAAGAG GATATAATCAACTCCATGAGCAACAGCCCAGCCACCAGTAAGCCCCCTGTCACTTTGCGCCTCGTGGTGCCCGCCAGTCAATGCGGCTCCCTCATCGGCAAAGGAGGCTCAAAAATCAAAGAAATGAGAGAG TCCACAGGAGCTCAGGTGCAGGTAGCAGGAGACATGCTGCCTAACTCCACAGAGCGCGCAGTGACAATCTCCGGCACCCCGGAAGCCATCATCCAGTGTGTCAAACAGATATGTGTGGTCATGCTGGAG TCCCCACCGAAAGGTGCCACCATTCCCTACCGTCCAAAGCCCGCCTCCACCCCCGTCATTTTTTCAGGTGGCCAG GCCTACACGATTCAGGGACAATATGCCATTCCACACCCAGAT TTGACCAAGCTCCACCAGTTGGCTATGCAGCAAACCCCCTTTACCCCCCTCGGACAGACCACCCCTGCTTTCCCTG GTCTGGATGCCAGTCCCCCGGCCAGTACTCATGAACTCACCATTCCCAATGAT CTAATAGGCTGCATTATCGGGCGCCAGGGAACCAAAATCAACGAGATCCGTCAGATGTCTGGAGCGCAGATCAAAATAGCTAATGCCATGGAAGGGTCATCAGAGCGCCAGATCACCATTACAGGAACCCCCGCCAACATCAGCCTTGCCCAGTACCTCATCAACGCAAG GCTGACGTCTGAGGTCACTGGAATGGGCACTCTCTAA
- the LOC132095467 gene encoding poly(rC)-binding protein 3-like isoform X7 has translation MEPNKVQSEGGLNVTLTIRLLMHGKEVGSIIGKKGETVKKMREESGARINISEGNCPERIVTITGPTDAIFKAFAMIAYKFEEDIINSMSNSPATSKPPVTLRLVVPASQCGSLIGKGGSKIKEMRESTGAQVQVAGDMLPNSTERAVTISGTPEAIIQCVKQICVVMLESPPKGATIPYRPKPASTPVIFSGGQAYTIQGQYAIPHPDQLTKLHQLAMQQTPFTPLGQTTPAFPGLDASPPASTHELTIPNDLIGCIIGRQGTKINEIRQMSGAQIKIANAMEGSSERQITITGTPANISLAQYLINARLTSEVTGMGTL, from the exons ATGGAACCCAACAAAGTCCAGTCAGAGGGCGGGCTGAATGTGACCCTGACCATCCGGCTTCTCATGCACGGCAAG gaagttGGAAGCATCATTGGAAAG AAAGGGGAAACGGTCAAGAAGATGCGTGAAGAG AGCGGCGCTCGCATCAACATCTCGGAAGGAAACTGCCCTGAGAGGATCGTCACCATCACTGGACCCACAGATGCCATCTTTAAGGCCTTCGCTATGATCGCATACAAGTTTGAAGAG GATATAATCAACTCCATGAGCAACAGCCCAGCCACCAGTAAGCCCCCTGTCACTTTGCGCCTCGTGGTGCCCGCCAGTCAATGCGGCTCCCTCATCGGCAAAGGAGGCTCAAAAATCAAAGAAATGAGAGAG TCCACAGGAGCTCAGGTGCAGGTAGCAGGAGACATGCTGCCTAACTCCACAGAGCGCGCAGTGACAATCTCCGGCACCCCGGAAGCCATCATCCAGTGTGTCAAACAGATATGTGTGGTCATGCTGGAG TCCCCACCGAAAGGTGCCACCATTCCCTACCGTCCAAAGCCCGCCTCCACCCCCGTCATTTTTTCAGGTGGCCAG GCCTACACGATTCAGGGACAATATGCCATTCCACACCCAGAT CAGTTGACCAAGCTCCACCAGTTGGCTATGCAGCAAACCCCCTTTACCCCCCTCGGACAGACCACCCCTGCTTTCCCTG GTCTGGATGCCAGTCCCCCGGCCAGTACTCATGAACTCACCATTCCCAATGAT CTAATAGGCTGCATTATCGGGCGCCAGGGAACCAAAATCAACGAGATCCGTCAGATGTCTGGAGCGCAGATCAAAATAGCTAATGCCATGGAAGGGTCATCAGAGCGCCAGATCACCATTACAGGAACCCCCGCCAACATCAGCCTTGCCCAGTACCTCATCAACGCAAG GCTGACGTCTGAGGTCACTGGAATGGGCACTCTCTAA